Proteins found in one Miscanthus floridulus cultivar M001 chromosome 4, ASM1932011v1, whole genome shotgun sequence genomic segment:
- the LOC136549769 gene encoding proton pump-interactor BIP103-like, whose amino-acid sequence MGMEAAGAEAAPAEVKVSDGEVNLFQEKESKATAKEREEAAVFGSETTTNVADLAPPKDAKDEWPEPKQTYAFYFIKIRSFEDPKLRAKLEQADKEFQKKIQARSKLIEAVRAKKAERFSIIAELKPLSAENKQYNEVVNEKIKEMEPLRNSLGKFRDENNAMRTQSAGLCSSIEELDLTIKMLNDRMVHESIPLSEEKRLVKEIKDLEKTRSKVISNAANRAKLQGTVVEKEAIQDQVKIIGEGIDGIKKERQAVRSKIKVLEDELKLVDAEIASLQEDLDAATARKDKVYESLQELRAVRDAKNASSMQNRSVLGKARDYSSRNMLTELQELHKTEVDKFMTQWCESKAFREDYEKRILTSLNSRQLSRDGRMRNPDEKPIFIESQAPASEPEPIPVKLPAKQAKEVPAPQEDDAPKIEARSKGPVKSHKAKAALDADDDYEAEPPKEKAKPTEADVAKLKEIKRQEEIEKNKLALERKKRQAEKQAAKAAARAQKEAEKKLKKEEKKAKKKSGAADTDEPSESDAKSDEAMEAPAEQEVIPASTTVKKEQKESARHRNVVSRSKAPPPKAILKRKKAQSYWSWAGPAAIVAAVLVALLAVLGYYQYYLPANASN is encoded by the exons ATGGGAATGGAGGCCGCTGGTGCTGAAGCAGCACCAGCAGAGGTCAAAGTATCTGATGGAGAAGTGAATCTATTCCAAGAGAAGGAAAGCAAAGCAACTGCAAAAGAACGCGAGGAGGCAGCTGTTTTTGGTTCAGAGACAACTACCAATGTCGCTGATCTGGCACCTCCAAAGGACGCGAAGGATGAATGGCCTGAACCTAAGCAAACTTATGCCTTCTACTTCATCAAGATCCGCTCATTTGAGGATCCTAAACTGAGGGCAAAACTCGAGCAGGCTGACAAAGAATTCCAGAAGAAGATCCAAGCTCGTTCTAAACTTATCGAGGCAGTAAGAGCCAAGAAG GCAGAGCGCTTCAGTATTATTGCAGAGCTGAAGCCATTGAGTGCTGAGAACAAACAATATAATGAAGTTGTGAATGAGAAGATAAAGGAGATGGAGCCTCTTCGGAACAGCTTGGGCAAGTTTCGTGATGAAAACAATGCCATGAGGACACAGAGTGCAGGTTTATGCTCTTCTATCGAAGAACTTGACCTAACG ATCAAGATGCTGAATGATCGAATGGTACATGAGAGCATACCTTTATCTGAGGAGAAGCGTCTGGTGAAAGAAATTAAGGACCTTGAAAAAACCAGATCGAAAGTCATCTCTAATGCTGCTAACAGGGCTAAACTGCAAGGTACAGTGGTTGAAAAAGAGGCTATACAAGACCAGGTCAAA ATCATCGGGGAGGGCATTGATGGAATAAAGAAGGAAAGACAGGCAGTAAGATCTAAGATTAAGGTCCTGGAGGATGAGTTAAAACTTGTTGATGCTGAGATTGCATCGCTTCAAGAAGATTTAGATGCAGCAACTGCCAGAAAGGACAAGGTGTATGAATCGTTGCAAGAATTGAGAGCAGTGCGTGATGCAAAA AACGCATCCTCCATGCAAAACCGTTCAGTTTTAGGCAAAGCTAGGGATTATTCTTCAAGGAATATGCTGACAGAATTGCAAGAGCTCCACAAGACTGAG GTCGACAAGTTCATGACCCAATGGTGTGAAAGTAAGGCCTTCAGAGAGGACTATGAGAAGAGAATCCTCACCTCCCTAAATAGCCGACAGCTGAGTCGAGATGGTCGAATGAGGAATCCTGATGAGAAGCCCATATTTATCGAGTCACAGGCGCCAGCTTCAGAGCCAGAGCCCATCCCTGTAAAATTGCCTGCAAAACAAGCCAAAGAAGTGCCTGCTCCCCAGGAAGATGATGCTCCCAAGATTGAAGCTCGTTCAAAAGGACCTGTCAAGTCGCACAAGGCAAAAGCTGCTCTTGATGCTGATGATGATTATGAGGCTGAGCCCCCGAAGGAGAAGGCCAAGCCTACAGAGGCTGATGtggcgaagttgaaagagatcaaGAGGCAGGAGGAGATTGAGAAGAACAAGCTTGCCttggagaggaagaagaggcaggctGAGAAGCAGGCAGCAAAAGCCGCGGCCCGAGCACAGAAGGAAGCTGAGAAGAAGCTGAAG aaagaggagaagaaagCCAAGAAGAAATCCGGTGCAGCTGACACTGATGAGCCCTCGGAATCGGATGCCAAGTCTGATGAAGCCATGGAAGCCCCAGCGGAACAAGAAGTGATCCCAGCTTCCACCACggtaaagaaagaacagaaggaGAGTGCCCGGCACAGGAATGTGGTCAGCCGGAGCAAGGCCCCGCCACCCAAGGCGatcctgaagaggaagaaggcgcAGTCCTACTGGTCATGGGCTGGCCCAGCTGCCATAGTGGCTGCCGTGCTGGTTGCCCTCCTCGCGGTGCTGGGATACTACCAGTACTACCTCCCAGCGAATGCCAGCAACTGA